In the Streptomyces sp. WMMC940 genome, CGGAAGTCCAGATGGGACTGCTGGGGTACGTCCTGACCGGGCCAGGACGGCGCCCGGTACTCCTCGACCCGCTGGAAACCCAGGTCGCAGCCATCGCCGGTCAAGGCGACAAACCCGGCCGTGCTGAAGGCGATCGGCATACCGGTCAGCTCCTGGTAGAAGCGGGCCAGCACCCCCGGGTCGGAACAGTCCAGCGTGACGCCTCGCAGTGTGGCCTTCGGCATCGTGCGCCCCCTCGGTCGTCCATGCGCGGTCTCTTCGTCCATGCGCGGTGAGCGGGCCGGCCCTTCGACAGCGCGGCAGCCCCGGACGGCAGGGGCCGGCGCGACCGGCACGGCCGGTTCGCGGACACCGCCCCGACCGCCGACACGGTACCCATCCCGCTGCCCTCGGCGGTACCGGTTTTCTCCGCGCACGAAGCCGGGGCACCGGGGCACCGCCAGGCCAGGCCAGGCCGGGCCAACGCCGCGCGCGACGCGGACCCTCACCGCCCGTTGCCGGCCGCCCGGGCAGCGGGTGGGGTCAACCCCCGGCGCGGTTCGTCTCGTAGGCCCACATCGCGATCTCGACGCGGTTGCGGGCGCCGAGCTTGTCCATCAGGCGAGCGACATGGGTCTTGACCGTACTGAGACTGATGTGCAGCTCGGCGGCGACCTCGGCGTTGGTCCGCCCCCGGGCCACCGCGGCGAGCACCGCCTCCTCGCGGTGGGTCAGCGCCTCGACCGGCTGCGGCGGCGCCGTCGAGGCCTCCCCGGTGTGGGCGAACGCCGCGAGCAGACGCGCCGTGACGCTCGGCGCGATCAGCGCATCCCCGCGCGCCGCCGCATGAACGGCCTGCGCGAGCATGTCGGGTCCGGCGTCCTTGAGGAGGAAGCCGCGGGCGCCCGCCTTGAGGGCGGCGTGGACGTACTCGTCGAGATCGAAGGTGGTGATCACCACCACCGCCGGCGGGTCGGCGGCCCCGCTACCGGTGAGCCGCCGGGTCGCCTCGATGCCGTCGATCCCCGGCATGCGGATGTCGAACAGACAGACCTCGGGGCGCAGCGAGCGGGCGAGTTCGACGGCGCGGTGGCCGTCGGCGGCCTGGCCGACGACCGTGATGCCGGGCTGCGCGTTCAGGATCATGGTGAGCCCGGTCCGTACGATCTCCTGATCGTCGGCGACCACCACACGCACGCTCACGATGCCGATCCGTTCCTCGGAAGCACGGCGGTCACGGTCCATCCGCAGCCGGGGTTCGGGCCGGCGCTGAGCGAACCGCCGAGCAGACCCGCCCGTTCCGCCATCCCCAGGAGACCATAGCCGGGCGAGCTGCCCGACCGCGGGTGAACGGCGTCGCCGTCGTCGCTCACCCGCAGGCGCACCGACCGCTCGCCGGCCGCGACCCGCACCTCGATGCGCGAGGCGTGGCGTGCGTGCCGGCGGGCGTTGGTGACCGACTCCTGAACGAGCCGGTAGACCGCCGTCGACAGCGCGGGAGCGAGACCGGCGACGTCACCGGTGATCTCGACGTCGACCGCGGGGCCCGCGCCGACGCCGCGGAGGTCGTGCAGATCGGCGACCAGCGGCAGCGGGGCCAGGCCGGCGCGCTCGCCGGCGCGGCGCAGGACGCGGACCATCGAGCGCATCTCGGCCAGGGTGAGCGACGCCTCCGTCTCGATCACCCGTAGCGCCTCGCCGGCGGCGGCGGGGTCGGTCGCCGACACGGCCAGCCCCGCCTGGGCCCGGATCGCGATGGCCGACACGTGGTGGGCGACCGTGTCGTGCAAATCGCGAGCCAGTTGCTCGCGCTCGACCAGTTTGACCTGTTCGAGCTGCCGGGCGCGGGCGTACGCCCGGAACCGCAGTGCCTCGCCCAACACCATCGAGGCGAAGAGGATGGCCAGCCCGGCGATCGCGTCGCCCGGGCCGGTACTGGTGAGCGGGACCGAGAGCACAGCAGGCACCAGTATCACCGGCAACCCGAGCATCGCCTCGCGCTTCGATCCCCAGCGGAACAGCGCGTAGGGCAGCAGCAGCATATAGACCATCATGTTGAGCCCCGGCTGCCCGCCGCCCAGCACCAGCATCCACACCTGGGTGAACAGCAGCGTGCCGAACGCGATCCCGACCATGAGCAGCGGCTTCGTCCGCCGCCACAGCAGCGTCGGGATGAGGCCGACCCCGACGACCAACGACAGGGCCCGCGACGGGACATCCGGCCGGAGGACCCCCTCCAGCACGGCCGCGGGCACCAGCACCCCGACCAGCGCCCAGTCGCGCCAGCCGGGGCGGGGCGAGTCCGGCGCACTGGTCTCGCCCCACAGGGCGCGGCCCTTGTCCCACAGAGCGCGGGTCTCGCCCCACAGAGCGCGCATGAGGTGTCGCACGCGACCCATCGTAGAGGCCCCCGCGCACCGCCCGGATCGGCCGAAAGTACGGTGCCGGCTTCGTGCTTTCGGCGCCGGTTCCCGGCCCCTGGGCCGAGGTGCACGGACAGGGCCGACCCACACCATGGCGAAGCCAGGCGTGCACACCGGCGCCGGGTACACCCATTCACCGAGGAGAAGTGACGTGTCGTCCCTGCTGTTCCGGCTCGGCCGGTTCGCCGCCCGGCACCCCTGGCGCGCGATCGGCGCCTGGGTCCTGGCCGCCGTCGTCGTCATCACCGCCTCGGCGGCGGTCGGCCGCGACCTCGAGGACACCTTCGACGCCCCCGGGCTCGACTCGCAGCGCGCGGTCGAGCTGCTGTCCGCCGCGGGTTCGGGCGATGCCGGACTGACCGCCCGCGTCGCGGCCACACCGCGGGACGCCGGCGTGACGTTCTTCGACAGCCCTGCCGCCCGCCGGGCACTCGCCGACGTCCAGGCCGAGCTCTCCGAACTGCCGGCGGTGCTGGCGGCTTCCGACCCGGCCGGCGGTCTGCGCGACGGGGGGAGAGCGGCCGTGGCCGGGGGCACCGTCTCGCCCGACGGGCGCGTGGCGCTGGTGACCCTGCGGTATCCGGTGCTACAGAAGCTCGACGCCGGAGATCTGGAGGACCTGAAGGAGGTCGTCGCCGCGCATGCGGACGACACCGTGCTGCGGGTGGAGGCGGGCGGCGATCTGTTCGTCTCCTTCGAGGAACCGGAGACCGGCACCGGTGAGGTGATCGGGCTGCTGGCCGCCGTCGTCATCCTGCTCGTCGCCTTCGGGTCGCTGATCGCCATGGGCCTGCCGATCGGCATGGCGCTCGTCGGCCTGGCCCTAGGCGTGAGCGCCATGCCGCTCGTCACCTACCTGGTGGAGATACCGAGCTGGGCGCCGGTGGTCGCCTCCATGGTCGGACTCGGGGCGGGCATCGACTACGCGCTCTTCCTGGTCACCCGCCATCGCGAGCAACTGGCCGCCGGGATGGGCGTCGAGGAGTCGGCCGGGCGCGCCGTCGCGACCGCCGGCCAGGCCGTCGTCTTCGCGGGCGGCACGGTGGTCGTCTCGATCATGGGGCTCGCCGTCGCCGGCATTCCCTTCATCGCCGCCGCCGGTATCGCCATCGCCGCCGTGGTGCTCATCATGGTGGCGGCCTCGATCACCCTGCTGCCCGCCTTCCTCGGACTCGCCGGGCACTCGATCGACCGGTTCGGCCTGCCCCGGCGCCGCGCCCCGCGCGACGGCCGCGCCCTGAGCACCCGGCGCCGCTGGCAGCGCTGGGGCGCGCACGTCTCCCGCCACGCCGCCGCCTACGCCGTCGGCACGACGGTGCTGCTGCTCGCGCTAGCCGCGCCCGTGCTCGCGCTGCGCCTGGGCTTCCCCGACGAGGGCACGCTGCCCGCCTCCCGGACCGAGCGGCAGGCGTACGACCTGGTCGCCGAGGGCTTCGGGCCGGGCGCCAACGGCCCGCTCGCCATCGCGGTCGACCTCGCCGGCGACGCCTCGGTGGTCGAGCCGCTCCACGACGCCGTCACCGGGGACCCGGGGATCGCCTCGGTGGCACCACCGCGGATCGACACCGGCGCGGGCGTGGCCGTGCTCCTGGCCGTGGCCAACACCGCTCCCCAGGACGACGCGACGCGGGAGACGGTCGAGCGGCTGCGCTCCGAGGTCTTCCCCGCGGTGCTCGAGGGCAGCCGGGCCCGCGCCCATGTCGGCGGGCAGACGGCCGCCTTCGCCGACCTGGGTGACCGGGTGAAGGACCGGCTGCTGCTCTTCGTCACCGCGGTGGTCGTGCTGTCGCTGCTGCTGCTGGCGGTGGTGTTCCGCTCGGTCCTGGTGCCGCTCAAGGCCGCCGTGCTGAACCTGCTGAGCATCGGCGCGGCGTACGGCGTGCTCGTGATGGTGTTCCAGTGGGGGTGGGGGGCCTCACTGATCGGTCTCGAGTCCTCCGTGCCGATCGTGTCGTTCATCCCGATGTTCATGTTCGCCATCGTGTTCGGGCTGTCGATGGACTACGAGGTGTTCCTGCTGTCCCGGGTGCGCGAGCACTATCTCGCGACCGGCGACAACGACGGCTCCGTGGTGCGCGGGCTGGCCGGAACCGCCCGGGTGATCACCTCGGCCGCGCTCATCATGGTGTCGGTGTTCCTCGGGTTCGTCCTCGGTGAGGATCCGACCACCAAGATGCTGGGACTCGGTCTGGCGACCGCCATCGCCGTCGACGCGACGGTCGTGCGCATGGTGCTCGTCCCCGCCACGATGAAGCTGCTGGGCGATGCCTGCTGGTGGCTCCCGGCGTGGCTCGACCGCCTCCTGCCGTCCCTCGACATCGACGGCGGCACCGCCGGCGACGCCGGCGAAGAAGCGCGCCAGGACCGGGAAGCCACCCTGCCCACCCGCTGAGCCCCTCGGCGCGCAACCCGAAGGAATGGACAGTGCCATGAAGCCCGTGCGCCCCGGAGCACCCGGAAGGCCGATGCGAGCGTTCGTCCAACGTGCCTACGGCGCACCCGGCGACGTCCTGCGGCTCGAGGAGGTCGAGCGGCCGGTGGCCGATGACGACGGGGTGCTGGTGCGGGTGCACGCTGCGTCCGCCAACCCCGCCGACTGGCACCTGGTGAGGGGCGAGCCCTATGTCGCGCGGCTCCAGTTGGGCCTGCGCCGGCCGTCGAACCCGGTCCCGGGCTGCGATCTCGCCGGGCGGGTCGTGGCCGTGGGCGCCCGTGTGACCACCGTGCGGCCGGGCGACGAGGTGTACGGGTCACCGTTCGGCAGCGGCCTGGGCGCCTTCGCCGAGTACGCGTCCGTACCCGAGCGGCAACTGGCCCGCAAGCCGCGGAACCTCACCTTCGAGCAGGCGGCGGCTGTCCCGCTCGCCGCGCAGACCGCCCTGCAGGCGCTGCGCGACCGGGGACGGATCGAGCCGGGGCAACGGGTCCTGATCGCCGGTGCGTCGGGAGGCGTCGGTACCTTCGCCGTGCAGATCGCCAAGGCTCTGGGCGCCGACGTCACCGGTGTGTGCAGCACGCGGAACACCGACCTGGTCCGGTCCATCGGCGCCGACCACGTCATCGACTACACGCACGAGGACTTCACCACGCACGGCCGGCGCTACGACCTGGTGCTGTACCTGGCCGGGACGCAGACACCGCGGGCCTGCCGCCGGGTCCTCACCCCGAAGGGCACCCTCGTCGTCATCAACGGAGATGCCGAGGGCCGCTGGGTGGGAGCCGTCGGCCGGATCGCCGGGGCACTCGCGATGTCACCGTTCGTGAGCCAGCGGATGGTGGCCTTCACGGTGCGACCCGAGCGGGCCGATCTGGAGTTCCTGACGGAGCTCGTCGAGTCGGGCAGGGTGACGCCGGTGATCGGCGCCACCCGTGTGCTGGCTGACGTCCCCGAGACCATTGGCCAGTTGGAAGGCGGACACACGCGAGGCAAGATCGTCATCACTGTCTGAGCCGTCTGAGCCGTCTGAGCCGTCTGAGCCGTCCGGGCTGTCCGGGCCGTCTTACGGAAGAAGGCAGGGCCGGGTCCGGTGGCCGGATCCGGCCCGGCGCACGCCCGGAGGAGAGCGACAGCGGACGGAGCGGCGGGCACTCGCACCGAAGCCGGAGGAGGACGACGGTGATCGACCCGACCGACTACGCGGCACTGTCCGCCCTGGACATCGCCCGCCGTGTGCGGCGCGGCGAGTTCACGGCCGTGGAGGTCGTCACGGCCGCGCTGGGCGCCATCGGTGAACGCGACGACGACCTTAACGCGTTCACCGAGGTCTGGACGGAGGAGGCCCTCGACCGTGCCGCCGGCGTCGACGCGCAGCTCGCCCGCGGCGCCCAGCTGCCGCTCAGGGGCGTGCCGATCGGTGTGAAGGCGAGCGAGGGCCCCAGTCATAGCGGTGAGCGGGCGGGGAGGAAGCCACCGGCACCCCGGGCTGCACCCGGATGGCCCTGCTCCGGCCACACCCGCACGTTCCCAGGGCGCGCGCCCGGGAACGTCCGCCGCGTTCTTCCCGGGATGACGCCCGGGGAGGGCCCGAACGAGGCGGCAGCCAGCCGGAGGCGGCGCAGGTGGCCGGACTCGCGGTCGTGACCGACCCGCACTCTCCTCGGCCCGGGCAGCCGTACTCCGCATCTCCATCGGCGCCACGGCGTTCAGGAGGTGGACCACCCGGTTGTGCGCGCACGGATCGGCGCCCTCTGCGGTCACCCACCGCATCGGACCCTCGGCCGTCCCGGCGTGGCGCGGAGCGTGCCGACGGCCGGTCACTCCGAGATGCTCTTCCGAGGCCGAGACGTCTGGCTTCGCCGGTGTGAGATGAGATACGAGTGATGCCGAGTCCGGTGCGGCAGATGTCGATCAGGCAGGTCCGCGATGTAGCCGGATTCCGGGAACATCCGGTAGGCGTGTGGGGGGACCGGGAGGGTTGATGAGCGGGATGGATATCGTCCTGACATGACAGCGGATTTCGACCTTGCCGCGTCGCTCGCCAGAGGCGTCGGCGGTCGCTGTGGTGCCTGGACCTTCATCCGGGGTTTCGCCGCCCACTGGGCCGGCGCCGCCCTGGGAGGCAATGACGGATGGACGGAAAGCGATCTCGGCGCTGCCGAGGAAGGACTCGGTCTCCGGCTGCCGACGGCGCTGCGCGAGGCGTATCTGCTGTTCGGGCGCAGGCAGGATCTCACCAGCAACCACGATGTACTGCTCGGTCCTGCGGAGCTGTATGTCGACGACGCCAAGGAGGCGCTGGTCTTCCGTCACGAAAACCAGGGAGCCGCATCCTGGGGCGTCCTCCTCGACAACCTCCAGGATGACGATCCTCCGGTGGTCATCCGGCCCGACCTTGCCGACAAGAGCGCCGAGCGGTGGGAGGGCTGGCTGGAGCGCCTTTCCCTCTGCTTCGTCGAGATCGTCTTGTCGGAGGCCCTGCAGGCTGACGAAGAGCTCTGCGACTTCCTCGACCTCGATGGCGACAGCCTGGAACTGCTGGAGACGCACTTCGTCCGACTTCCGTTCCCCGACTACCCGACCGGCGAGGAGACCCGGTGGTTCCTGGGCCGTGATGTCCTGCTGCGCGACGATGACGGCGTGGCCATCCTGGCCCGCGGCCGGACAGCGGAAGATCTCGCCCGCGTCCGTGACCTGATCCCGGGCGACTGGCTCAACGGCGGTAGCTGACCATGTCCCAGGCTCCTCCCGGCCGGGCCGCCCACGTTGTCAGACCGGGCTCCGCTGTCGATCGTGGTTGTCGGCTTCTTCGCGTCGGTGGCCTCGACCGGTTCATCGCCCTCGGCACCGCGGAGGCGACGGCCGGCTTCCGAGTCACGTACATCCTCGCGACCGAGCTGGTCGAGACCGGGCGACTGACATCTGGGCGACGGGCGTTCTCGCAACTCGCCCACGAAGCCAAGACGGCTGAGGGCCGCCGGTGGATCTCTGAGGGTGCTCTGCGGAGAGCCGTGGCGGCCACCGAGCCCATCTGCCCTCCCGCGCTGGGGCGCGGCGCTCCGCACGGGCTCCGGGAACTGCCGTGCGCCTTTCCGCGCGAGTCCCGGCTCTCTGCGGACTGCCCGGCCCGGCGTATCACCTCGCCGATGGCTTGCGTCGGCAGACCGGCCGACGAACGGTCGGTCGCGGATTCCGCGGGGACGGTGTGGCGCCCGGAGCCGAGGCGGAGGACCGGCAGCGGTTCCGGGCCGCGCGTGTTCTGCGCGGCCCGGAGCCACTTCTCAGGCCGCCCCGGACTCAGGCCACCCGGACCTGGCCCCGGAGAGGGA is a window encoding:
- a CDS encoding SMI1/KNR4 family protein encodes the protein MTADFDLAASLARGVGGRCGAWTFIRGFAAHWAGAALGGNDGWTESDLGAAEEGLGLRLPTALREAYLLFGRRQDLTSNHDVLLGPAELYVDDAKEALVFRHENQGAASWGVLLDNLQDDDPPVVIRPDLADKSAERWEGWLERLSLCFVEIVLSEALQADEELCDFLDLDGDSLELLETHFVRLPFPDYPTGEETRWFLGRDVLLRDDDGVAILARGRTAEDLARVRDLIPGDWLNGGS
- a CDS encoding VOC family protein, giving the protein MPKATLRGVTLDCSDPGVLARFYQELTGMPIAFSTAGFVALTGDGCDLGFQRVEEYRAPSWPGQDVPQQSHLDFRVEGLDAAEALALGLGAVKPDHQPGGERWRVLLDPAGHPFCLSSG
- a CDS encoding response regulator, whose protein sequence is MSVRVVVADDQEIVRTGLTMILNAQPGITVVGQAADGHRAVELARSLRPEVCLFDIRMPGIDGIEATRRLTGSGAADPPAVVVITTFDLDEYVHAALKAGARGFLLKDAGPDMLAQAVHAAARGDALIAPSVTARLLAAFAHTGEASTAPPQPVEALTHREEAVLAAVARGRTNAEVAAELHISLSTVKTHVARLMDKLGARNRVEIAMWAYETNRAGG
- a CDS encoding amidase family protein; this encodes MIDPTDYAALSALDIARRVRRGEFTAVEVVTAALGAIGERDDDLNAFTEVWTEEALDRAAGVDAQLARGAQLPLRGVPIGVKASEGPSHSGERAGRKPPAPRAAPGWPCSGHTRTFPGRAPGNVRRVLPGMTPGEGPNEAAASRRRRRWPDSRS
- a CDS encoding NAD(P)-dependent alcohol dehydrogenase → MKPVRPGAPGRPMRAFVQRAYGAPGDVLRLEEVERPVADDDGVLVRVHAASANPADWHLVRGEPYVARLQLGLRRPSNPVPGCDLAGRVVAVGARVTTVRPGDEVYGSPFGSGLGAFAEYASVPERQLARKPRNLTFEQAAAVPLAAQTALQALRDRGRIEPGQRVLIAGASGGVGTFAVQIAKALGADVTGVCSTRNTDLVRSIGADHVIDYTHEDFTTHGRRYDLVLYLAGTQTPRACRRVLTPKGTLVVINGDAEGRWVGAVGRIAGALAMSPFVSQRMVAFTVRPERADLEFLTELVESGRVTPVIGATRVLADVPETIGQLEGGHTRGKIVITV
- a CDS encoding sensor histidine kinase, coding for MRHLMRALWGETRALWDKGRALWGETSAPDSPRPGWRDWALVGVLVPAAVLEGVLRPDVPSRALSLVVGVGLIPTLLWRRTKPLLMVGIAFGTLLFTQVWMLVLGGGQPGLNMMVYMLLLPYALFRWGSKREAMLGLPVILVPAVLSVPLTSTGPGDAIAGLAILFASMVLGEALRFRAYARARQLEQVKLVEREQLARDLHDTVAHHVSAIAIRAQAGLAVSATDPAAAGEALRVIETEASLTLAEMRSMVRVLRRAGERAGLAPLPLVADLHDLRGVGAGPAVDVEITGDVAGLAPALSTAVYRLVQESVTNARRHARHASRIEVRVAAGERSVRLRVSDDGDAVHPRSGSSPGYGLLGMAERAGLLGGSLSAGPNPGCGWTVTAVLPRNGSAS
- a CDS encoding MMPL family transporter, which encodes MSSLLFRLGRFAARHPWRAIGAWVLAAVVVITASAAVGRDLEDTFDAPGLDSQRAVELLSAAGSGDAGLTARVAATPRDAGVTFFDSPAARRALADVQAELSELPAVLAASDPAGGLRDGGRAAVAGGTVSPDGRVALVTLRYPVLQKLDAGDLEDLKEVVAAHADDTVLRVEAGGDLFVSFEEPETGTGEVIGLLAAVVILLVAFGSLIAMGLPIGMALVGLALGVSAMPLVTYLVEIPSWAPVVASMVGLGAGIDYALFLVTRHREQLAAGMGVEESAGRAVATAGQAVVFAGGTVVVSIMGLAVAGIPFIAAAGIAIAAVVLIMVAASITLLPAFLGLAGHSIDRFGLPRRRAPRDGRALSTRRRWQRWGAHVSRHAAAYAVGTTVLLLALAAPVLALRLGFPDEGTLPASRTERQAYDLVAEGFGPGANGPLAIAVDLAGDASVVEPLHDAVTGDPGIASVAPPRIDTGAGVAVLLAVANTAPQDDATRETVERLRSEVFPAVLEGSRARAHVGGQTAAFADLGDRVKDRLLLFVTAVVVLSLLLLAVVFRSVLVPLKAAVLNLLSIGAAYGVLVMVFQWGWGASLIGLESSVPIVSFIPMFMFAIVFGLSMDYEVFLLSRVREHYLATGDNDGSVVRGLAGTARVITSAALIMVSVFLGFVLGEDPTTKMLGLGLATAIAVDATVVRMVLVPATMKLLGDACWWLPAWLDRLLPSLDIDGGTAGDAGEEARQDREATLPTR